One segment of Streptomyces bathyalis DNA contains the following:
- a CDS encoding C40 family peptidase encodes MSYLRAPHSVAAGALATVVAAALAFQSLPVAADPIGKPVSELLRDLRVMYERTEAASDAYNRTTVKLTRQRKRTNDAERALTSVRAALAEGRTEAGRLARQQYRRGDIGLPPVVQLLLARDARNPMDGLHLLTRAAGRQALTVQRLVAGEARQRQLTTRARKALAGQQRLADRKKKQRETVRSRLHRVERTLASLSDEQLTRLRGLETAQQAGVQRSLMSAHGLHKVRRTPSRPGAKAVRFALRQIGKPYRFGAEGPRAFDCSGLTSKAWRKAGRSIPRTSQGQWKKLRHVPMNKLRPGDLVVYYKSASHVAIYAGRGKVVHAPRPGSDVKLSPVGAIPSVRGAVRPDPGKRPLLHYRLPKPLR; translated from the coding sequence GTGTCGTATCTACGTGCCCCACATTCCGTCGCGGCCGGCGCATTGGCCACGGTGGTGGCGGCAGCACTCGCCTTCCAGTCGCTGCCCGTGGCGGCGGACCCCATCGGAAAGCCCGTCAGCGAGCTGCTGCGCGACCTGCGGGTGATGTACGAGAGGACCGAGGCGGCCTCGGACGCGTACAACAGGACCACCGTCAAGCTGACCCGGCAGCGCAAGCGCACGAACGACGCCGAGAGGGCACTCACTTCGGTGCGCGCCGCGCTCGCCGAAGGCCGCACCGAGGCCGGACGCCTCGCCCGCCAGCAGTACCGCCGCGGCGACATCGGCCTCCCGCCCGTGGTGCAGCTCCTGCTCGCCCGCGACGCGCGGAACCCGATGGACGGCCTGCACCTCCTCACACGCGCCGCGGGCCGGCAGGCCCTGACCGTGCAGCGGCTCGTGGCAGGCGAGGCGAGGCAGCGTCAGCTGACGACGCGAGCACGCAAGGCGCTGGCGGGTCAGCAACGGCTCGCGGACCGCAAGAAGAAGCAGCGGGAGACCGTACGCTCACGGCTGCACCGGGTCGAGCGCACCCTGGCCTCGCTCTCCGACGAGCAGCTGACGCGTCTGCGCGGGCTGGAGACGGCCCAACAGGCGGGCGTCCAGCGCTCATTGATGTCCGCGCACGGACTGCACAAGGTACGGCGCACGCCCTCACGCCCGGGGGCGAAGGCGGTGCGGTTCGCGCTGCGCCAGATCGGCAAGCCCTACCGCTTCGGGGCCGAAGGCCCCAGGGCCTTCGACTGCTCGGGGCTCACCTCGAAGGCGTGGCGGAAGGCCGGGCGTTCCATTCCCCGCACCAGCCAGGGCCAGTGGAAGAAGCTGCGGCACGTGCCGATGAACAAGCTGCGCCCCGGCGACCTCGTCGTCTACTACAAGAGCGCCTCGCACGTCGCCATCTACGCCGGACGCGGCAAGGTCGTGCACGCGCCCCGGCCGGGTTCCGACGTCAAGCTCTCGCCCGTCGGCGCCATCCCGTCCGTACGCGGCGCGGTGCGGCCCGACCCGGGGAAGCGGCCGCTGCTCCACTACCGGCTGCCGAAGCCGCTGCGCTGA
- a CDS encoding styrene monooxygenase/indole monooxygenase family protein, with the protein MRKILIVGAGQAGLQLALGLQSQGYEVTVMSNRTADEIRGGRVMSTQMQFHTALQNERDIEVNFWESQAPKVEGLGVSVADPESVQGPGETQRAINWLGMLDGYAQSVDQRVKMSGWMETFAQRGGQLVIHGAAVSDLNFFAKKYDLVLVAAGKGELVSMFERDPERSPYDEPQRALAVSYVNGLGPRPEHPDTEAVRCNLVPGVGELFVMPCLTTSGRCDILFWEGIPGGPLDVFQGIKDPNEQLAKTLELMEQFTPWEYARATKVELTDANGTLSGRYAPTVRKPIGRLPDGGAVLGVADVVVANDPITGQGSNSASKCAAAYLASILERGDKPFDEEWMQQTFDRFWADVQHTTKWTNAMLAPPPEHILNLIGAAGQLQPVADRIANGFNNPADFEEYFYDPAKAEAYLGNVAGG; encoded by the coding sequence ATGCGGAAGATACTCATTGTCGGAGCCGGCCAGGCGGGCCTACAGCTGGCGCTGGGCCTGCAGTCGCAGGGCTACGAGGTCACCGTCATGTCGAACCGCACCGCGGACGAGATACGCGGTGGACGCGTCATGTCGACGCAGATGCAGTTCCACACCGCGCTGCAGAACGAGCGCGACATCGAGGTCAACTTCTGGGAGAGCCAGGCCCCGAAGGTCGAGGGCCTGGGTGTCTCCGTGGCGGACCCGGAGTCCGTGCAGGGCCCCGGTGAGACCCAGCGCGCGATCAACTGGCTCGGAATGCTGGACGGTTACGCCCAGTCCGTCGACCAGCGCGTGAAGATGTCCGGCTGGATGGAGACCTTCGCGCAGCGCGGGGGCCAGCTCGTCATCCACGGGGCGGCCGTCTCCGACCTCAACTTCTTCGCCAAGAAGTACGACCTGGTGCTCGTCGCGGCCGGCAAGGGCGAGCTGGTCTCGATGTTCGAGCGGGACCCGGAGCGTTCCCCGTACGACGAGCCTCAGCGCGCGCTCGCCGTCAGCTACGTCAACGGGCTCGGCCCGCGTCCCGAGCACCCGGACACCGAAGCCGTGCGCTGCAACCTCGTGCCGGGCGTCGGCGAACTGTTCGTCATGCCCTGCCTGACGACGTCCGGCCGCTGCGACATCCTCTTCTGGGAGGGCATTCCCGGCGGGCCCCTCGATGTCTTCCAGGGCATCAAGGACCCGAACGAGCAGCTCGCCAAGACCCTGGAGCTCATGGAGCAGTTCACGCCCTGGGAGTACGCACGGGCCACCAAGGTCGAGCTGACGGACGCCAACGGCACGCTGTCGGGGCGGTACGCGCCGACCGTGCGCAAGCCCATCGGGCGGCTGCCCGACGGCGGCGCAGTGCTCGGTGTGGCGGACGTCGTCGTCGCCAACGACCCGATCACGGGCCAGGGTTCGAACTCCGCGTCCAAGTGCGCGGCCGCCTACCTCGCCTCCATCCTGGAGCGCGGCGACAAGCCCTTCGACGAGGAGTGGATGCAGCAGACGTTCGACCGCTTCTGGGCGGACGTGCAGCACACCACCAAGTGGACGAACGCGATGCTGGCCCCGCCGCCCGAGCACATCCTCAACCTGATCGGCGCGGCCGGTCAGCTCCAGCCCGTCGCCGACCGGATCGCCAACGGCTTCAACAACCCGGCGGACTTCGAGGAGTACTTCTACGACCCGGCGAAGGCCGAGGCCTACCTGGGCAACGTCGCCGGAGGCTGA
- a CDS encoding ATP/GTP-binding protein: MDFAGSEPVVEEVRNAEGTAPGVKDWQEDLSQAPISTKIVVAGGFGVGKTTFVGSVSEIEPLTTEALMTQASEGEDDIAPTPEKTTTTVAMDFGRITLESDLVLYLFGTPGQQRFWFMWDDLVRGAIGAVVMADTRRLEDCFPALDYFESCGYPYVVAVNHFEGTTAYEAEDVREALSVPKRVPVVIMDARERPTVLKSLLALVSHALDVTPA; encoded by the coding sequence GTGGACTTCGCAGGCTCTGAGCCGGTCGTGGAAGAAGTGAGGAACGCGGAAGGTACCGCGCCCGGAGTGAAGGACTGGCAGGAGGATCTCTCGCAGGCCCCCATATCCACCAAGATCGTGGTGGCGGGCGGCTTCGGTGTCGGCAAGACGACGTTCGTCGGTTCGGTCTCCGAGATCGAGCCGCTGACGACCGAGGCATTGATGACACAGGCGAGCGAGGGCGAGGACGACATCGCGCCGACGCCGGAGAAGACCACGACCACCGTGGCCATGGACTTCGGGCGCATCACCCTCGAATCGGACCTGGTGCTCTATCTGTTCGGCACGCCGGGCCAGCAGCGCTTCTGGTTCATGTGGGACGACCTCGTGCGTGGCGCCATCGGTGCCGTCGTGATGGCGGACACGCGGCGTCTGGAGGACTGCTTCCCCGCTCTGGACTATTTCGAGAGCTGCGGGTATCCGTACGTCGTCGCGGTGAACCACTTCGAGGGGACCACCGCGTACGAGGCCGAGGACGTGCGGGAGGCCCTGTCCGTTCCCAAGCGCGTCCCTGTTGTGATCATGGACGCGCGCGAGCGCCCGACGGTACTGAAGTCCCTGCTCGCGCTGGTGAGTCACGCCCTGGACGTCACACCCGCCTGA
- a CDS encoding DUF742 domain-containing protein → MNPAASPPPLPVRRESGKSKRVRPYTLTGGRTRFGHVLLVETIVAAIEAPEERPELTSGGLRDRVMPEMRAIVELCRRMRSVAEIAALLKMPLGVVRVLLSDLADQGRVRVHGTGHGSDRPDRALLERVLGGLRRL, encoded by the coding sequence GTGAATCCTGCTGCTTCTCCGCCCCCCTTGCCCGTTCGACGTGAGAGCGGCAAGTCCAAGAGAGTCCGCCCGTACACCCTCACCGGCGGCCGCACCCGTTTCGGCCATGTGCTGCTGGTCGAGACGATCGTCGCGGCGATCGAAGCCCCTGAGGAGCGCCCGGAGTTGACCTCCGGCGGTCTGCGTGACCGGGTGATGCCCGAGATGCGTGCGATTGTCGAACTCTGCCGCCGCATGCGTTCGGTGGCGGAGATCGCAGCACTGTTGAAGATGCCTCTGGGCGTGGTACGGGTTCTGCTGAGCGACCTCGCCGATCAGGGACGGGTGCGCGTTCACGGCACCGGGCACGGCAGCGACCGGCCCGACCGTGCGCTGTTGGAAAGGGTGCTGGGTGGACTTCGCAGGCTCTGA
- a CDS encoding roadblock/LC7 domain-containing protein, which yields MNAPTTRTSGSAQARNLRWLLENLVEEVPGILSVAVVSSDGLLLLSSDHNADAGSAGRTDGPEDSGRRAEGTEARDVPSIRRGPRRSPKGTSADLATIVSGLGSLTLGAAKLMDGGEIKQTVVAMDEGSLFVMSISDGSLLGVHATPDCDMSVIAYHMALFVGRAGHVLTPELRTELRSSMELDQ from the coding sequence GTGAACGCGCCCACCACGCGCACGTCCGGCAGCGCCCAAGCGCGCAATCTGCGCTGGCTGTTGGAGAACCTTGTCGAAGAGGTGCCGGGCATCCTGTCCGTCGCCGTCGTCTCGTCCGACGGACTGCTTCTGCTGTCCTCCGACCACAACGCGGATGCCGGAAGCGCCGGCAGGACCGATGGGCCCGAGGACTCCGGCCGCCGGGCGGAGGGGACAGAAGCCAGAGACGTCCCGTCCATCCGCAGGGGACCCAGGCGCAGCCCGAAGGGTACGAGCGCTGACCTGGCCACTATCGTCTCCGGCCTCGGGTCCTTGACCCTCGGGGCCGCGAAGCTGATGGACGGCGGGGAGATCAAGCAGACAGTGGTCGCCATGGACGAGGGCTCGCTCTTCGTGATGTCGATCAGCGACGGCTCCCTGCTCGGCGTGCACGCCACGCCGGACTGTGACATGAGCGTCATCGCTTACCACATGGCGCTCTTCGTGGGCCGCGCCGGCCATGTCCTCACCCCCGAACTCCGAACCGAACTGCGCTCGTCGATGGAGCTGGACCAGTGA
- a CDS encoding sensor histidine kinase, whose amino-acid sequence MRTKLLRKPGGTGRLRIRPGDRTTAQGGPSQAPGPRRARVRNRLLASVALCSLAVLGAGTPAVLTASSDLDESQQLVERAELDKHAIALGHALADERDGMVEYVAAGRTSRDGAGVTEEQRQRVDRQISEIRETAPASVREALGKLSRIRQEAQAGDTGAIEIHEAYTGTIKTLQDVGIGVARSLPARAIESSGSSIGSGAAHALPDLGRAVEQASAVRGLLRGALAAGGSQRSLTTEAQRAGVREQAALADFGDGAGGRARDSFAKTVTGADVAVAERYLARLTDEPYLSPEDQAMNHDRIDATLSARIDSMRGVQSSFAAEELKHLEQLRDDDVAVLEWRIALVGACLLLAAGISVQTARSMARPLSVLKRGSRRLAGNPAGEEPVVFNGRNDEFAEVVRSLNTLHQTVIGVHERAAEAEADNNYLVRHKDALTAERDRARGEYAELKERLDALSGAVHSTFVNLALRTLGLVERQLGVIEDLEDQESDPGRLSTLFKLDHLATRMRRYSENLLLLAGAEHVTANHSGPVPLLDVLRAAISEIERYERVELGTLPPHVQVSGYAADDLSHLISELLDNAATFSPPDAQVELSGWLLESGEVMLSVEDEGIGVTGRRLAALNARLSVPEGQQPPEMEEAATQTGHRSSEAGLGMGLYVVARLAARHGLRVQLRERRQGGGIAAVVAVPSALLPARPVPVAAASGEAGSGRVPTAPASGFPGSVAEANSNALPGRRAGDPLVTAAERTLRESGTVPAQEAPPEPRTPSEEHGWAPGDAGTRAGHDPGPDADPGPDTDQRPGSGDETAPRSGTGTGPDAGIPEQPRITDKGLPKRTPHHVEAQSDPVQPRKQSPNAEEMRRRLGGFQRGAEHGRRDAAAETGAEENESDQPGAQSDGGTAEEARR is encoded by the coding sequence GTGCGGACGAAGCTACTGCGGAAGCCGGGCGGAACGGGCCGACTGCGGATCAGGCCCGGAGACCGGACGACGGCACAGGGCGGCCCCTCGCAGGCGCCCGGCCCCCGCCGCGCGCGGGTCCGGAACCGGCTGCTGGCTTCCGTCGCCCTCTGCTCCCTCGCCGTGCTCGGAGCCGGCACGCCCGCGGTGCTCACTGCGTCCAGCGATCTCGACGAGTCCCAGCAACTGGTCGAACGTGCCGAGCTCGACAAGCACGCCATCGCGCTCGGTCACGCCCTCGCGGACGAACGCGACGGCATGGTCGAGTACGTCGCCGCGGGCCGCACCAGCCGCGACGGTGCCGGAGTGACCGAGGAGCAGCGCCAGCGCGTCGACCGTCAGATCAGCGAGATCCGGGAGACCGCCCCGGCGTCCGTGCGCGAGGCCCTCGGCAAGCTGTCCCGCATCCGCCAGGAGGCGCAGGCGGGGGACACGGGCGCCATCGAGATCCACGAGGCGTACACGGGCACCATCAAGACCCTTCAGGACGTCGGTATCGGCGTCGCCCGGTCCCTGCCCGCGCGCGCGATCGAGTCGTCCGGATCCTCCATCGGGTCCGGGGCGGCGCACGCGCTGCCCGACCTCGGCCGGGCCGTCGAGCAGGCATCTGCCGTGCGCGGGCTCCTGCGCGGTGCGCTCGCCGCAGGAGGGTCCCAGCGCTCCCTGACCACCGAGGCGCAGCGCGCCGGCGTGCGGGAGCAGGCGGCGCTCGCCGACTTCGGCGACGGCGCCGGCGGCCGGGCCCGTGACTCCTTCGCCAAGACCGTCACCGGGGCCGACGTCGCCGTCGCGGAGCGCTATCTGGCGCGGCTGACCGATGAGCCGTACCTGAGTCCCGAAGACCAGGCCATGAACCACGACCGCATCGACGCCACGCTCTCGGCACGCATCGACAGCATGCGCGGCGTCCAGTCGTCCTTCGCCGCCGAAGAGTTGAAGCACCTGGAGCAGCTGCGGGACGACGACGTCGCCGTCCTGGAGTGGCGCATCGCCCTTGTCGGCGCCTGCCTGCTCCTCGCGGCCGGCATCAGCGTGCAGACGGCACGCTCCATGGCACGTCCGCTCTCCGTGCTCAAGCGCGGTTCGCGGAGGCTGGCGGGGAACCCGGCGGGTGAGGAGCCCGTCGTCTTCAACGGCAGGAACGACGAGTTCGCCGAAGTCGTACGTTCGCTCAACACGCTCCACCAGACGGTCATCGGCGTGCACGAGCGCGCCGCGGAGGCCGAGGCCGACAACAACTACCTGGTCCGCCACAAGGACGCGCTCACCGCCGAACGGGACCGTGCACGCGGCGAGTACGCCGAACTGAAGGAGCGCCTCGACGCGCTGTCGGGCGCCGTGCACAGCACCTTCGTCAATCTCGCCCTGCGCACGCTCGGTCTCGTGGAGCGCCAACTCGGCGTCATCGAGGACCTGGAGGACCAGGAGAGCGACCCCGGCCGGCTCAGCACGCTCTTCAAGCTCGACCACCTGGCCACGCGGATGCGGCGCTACAGCGAGAACCTGCTGCTGCTCGCCGGTGCCGAACACGTCACCGCGAACCACTCGGGTCCCGTACCGCTGCTGGACGTACTGCGCGCCGCGATCAGTGAGATCGAGCGGTACGAGCGCGTCGAGCTCGGCACGCTCCCGCCGCACGTGCAGGTCTCCGGATACGCGGCCGACGACCTCAGCCACCTCATCTCCGAACTCCTCGACAACGCTGCCACTTTCTCCCCGCCGGACGCACAAGTGGAGTTGTCAGGCTGGCTGCTGGAGAGCGGCGAGGTGATGCTCTCCGTCGAGGACGAGGGCATAGGGGTGACCGGCAGAAGACTCGCCGCGCTCAACGCGCGGCTCAGCGTGCCCGAAGGGCAGCAGCCCCCGGAGATGGAAGAGGCCGCCACGCAGACCGGGCACCGCAGCTCCGAGGCCGGCCTCGGGATGGGCCTGTACGTCGTCGCCAGGCTCGCGGCCCGGCACGGGCTGCGTGTGCAGCTGCGCGAGCGCAGGCAGGGCGGCGGCATCGCGGCCGTCGTCGCGGTGCCGAGTGCGCTGCTGCCCGCACGGCCCGTCCCCGTCGCAGCGGCGTCGGGCGAGGCCGGGTCGGGACGCGTCCCCACCGCTCCGGCGTCGGGTTTCCCGGGCTCGGTCGCGGAGGCCAACTCCAATGCCCTGCCCGGCCGTCGGGCCGGCGACCCCCTGGTGACCGCCGCCGAGCGGACGCTCCGGGAGTCGGGCACCGTACCGGCGCAGGAGGCTCCGCCCGAGCCGAGGACCCCTTCCGAGGAGCATGGCTGGGCCCCTGGAGACGCCGGCACCCGCGCCGGGCACGACCCCGGCCCCGACGCCGATCCCGGACCGGATACCGACCAGCGGCCCGGATCCGGGGACGAGACCGCTCCCCGGTCCGGGACCGGAACCGGACCGGACGCCGGGATCCCGGAACAGCCGAGGATCACCGACAAGGGCCTCCCCAAGCGGACTCCGCATCACGTGGAGGCGCAGTCGGACCCGGTGCAGCCGCGCAAGCAGAGCCCGAACGCCGAGGAGATGCGCCGCCGCCTCGGAGGGTTCCAGCGCGGAGCCGAGCACGGACGACGTGACGCGGCTGCGGAGACCGGCGCTGAAGAGAACGAGAGTGATCAACCGGGGGCGCAGTCCGATGGTGGTACCGCCGAGGAGGCTCGCAGGTGA
- a CDS encoding protein phosphatase 2C domain-containing protein translates to MRIDMTGEAGDPGRPNEDYASAALPSSGQGGALVVLDGVTPPQDEAGCTHGVPWFTARLGGALLELATARRDLTLRACLSEAISRTAAGHVSTCDLSHRRTPQATVVAARWDEESVEHLVLSDSALLVEHPHGSVTPVLDSRLGELPPHISSLRSRVRALPEGSAERGAARAEYVSAVEALRNAPGGEGFYTAAADPAVASLAVTGTAPRAGVRALLALTDGAARWSQTFRLGDWSALLGLVRKEGSAALVARVREAERADPHGSAYPRGKTHDDASVVFAELGPAARAAGPPALRPLRSPRPTGS, encoded by the coding sequence ATGCGCATCGACATGACCGGCGAGGCCGGAGATCCCGGTCGCCCCAACGAGGACTACGCGTCGGCCGCTCTGCCCTCCTCCGGACAGGGGGGCGCACTGGTGGTGCTGGACGGTGTGACACCGCCACAGGACGAGGCCGGATGCACGCACGGAGTGCCCTGGTTCACGGCCCGTCTGGGTGGCGCGCTGCTCGAACTCGCCACCGCACGAAGGGATCTGACGCTCCGTGCATGTCTCTCCGAGGCCATTTCGCGTACCGCTGCCGGCCATGTTTCAACCTGTGACCTTTCTCACAGACGTACCCCTCAGGCGACCGTCGTCGCGGCCCGGTGGGACGAAGAGAGTGTCGAGCACCTGGTCCTGTCGGATTCCGCGCTGCTCGTGGAGCATCCTCACGGCTCGGTGACACCCGTGCTCGACTCCCGGCTGGGCGAACTGCCCCCGCACATCAGCTCGTTGCGCAGCCGCGTGCGCGCCCTGCCGGAGGGAAGCGCCGAAAGGGGCGCGGCACGCGCCGAGTACGTAAGCGCGGTCGAGGCGCTGCGCAACGCTCCCGGAGGCGAGGGCTTCTACACCGCCGCCGCCGACCCCGCCGTCGCCTCGCTCGCGGTCACCGGCACGGCGCCGCGGGCGGGCGTACGGGCTCTGCTGGCGCTCACCGACGGCGCCGCGCGCTGGAGCCAGACGTTCCGGCTCGGCGACTGGTCCGCGCTTCTCGGGCTCGTACGGAAGGAAGGCAGCGCGGCGCTCGTTGCCCGGGTGCGGGAGGCGGAGCGGGCCGACCCGCACGGATCGGCGTACCCACGGGGCAAGACGCACGACGACGCCTCGGTGGTCTTCGCTGAGCTGGGGCCGGCCGCACGGGCAGCCGGTCCGCCGGCCCTCCGCCCGCTCAGGTCTCCACGTCCGACAGGGAGTTGA
- a CDS encoding MarR family winged helix-turn-helix transcriptional regulator: protein MRQHTPELLDLERELTVFLRRARAFSGELAREVHPELEPAAYGLFVRLDEGGAQRATDLAAYFGVGKATISRQLRVLENLGLITRAPDPDDGRASLVHLTTQGRDRFRTVREARRAEYVRKLATWDPAEIAELARLMHQLNSLSDVET, encoded by the coding sequence ATGCGGCAGCACACACCCGAATTGCTCGATCTGGAGCGGGAATTGACGGTGTTCTTGCGCCGTGCGCGCGCCTTCTCGGGCGAACTGGCCCGCGAGGTGCACCCCGAACTGGAGCCCGCCGCGTACGGGCTCTTCGTACGTCTCGACGAGGGAGGAGCGCAGCGGGCCACCGACCTCGCCGCCTACTTCGGCGTCGGCAAGGCGACCATCAGCCGGCAGCTGAGGGTGCTGGAGAACCTGGGACTGATCACCCGGGCCCCCGACCCGGACGACGGCCGGGCCTCCCTGGTGCATCTGACCACGCAGGGCCGCGACCGCTTCAGGACGGTGCGGGAGGCGAGACGGGCCGAGTACGTGCGCAAGCTCGCCACCTGGGACCCCGCCGAGATCGCCGAGCTGGCACGGCTGATGCACCAGCTCAACTCCCTGTCGGACGTGGAGACCTGA
- a CDS encoding lysozyme, which produces MPGHGPGKSRRRRGILYAAALFTSALALLLTAPGAASAAPQDNHPVKPGEASMGVGVRMHEGGDPTDGTPPKTLDATVHGVDVSGHQGNVSWSTLWNSGVRFAYVKATEGTSYENPYFAQQYNGSYNVGMIRGAYHFALPDNSSGASQANFFASNGGGWSKDGKTLPGVLDIEYNPYGATCYGKSQSAMVSWIRDFTSTYKARTGRDAVIYTTTDWWTQCTGNNGGFGSTNPLWIARYASAPGTLPNGWGFHTFWQYTSTGPTVGDHNLFNGAMDRLVALANG; this is translated from the coding sequence ATGCCAGGTCATGGTCCAGGCAAGTCCCGCCGCAGGCGCGGAATCCTCTACGCGGCGGCGCTGTTCACATCCGCACTCGCTCTGCTCCTCACCGCACCGGGCGCTGCCAGCGCGGCGCCTCAGGACAACCACCCCGTCAAGCCCGGCGAGGCGTCGATGGGCGTGGGCGTCCGCATGCACGAAGGCGGCGACCCCACCGACGGCACACCCCCGAAGACGCTGGACGCGACAGTCCACGGCGTCGACGTGAGCGGCCATCAGGGCAACGTCAGCTGGTCGACCCTGTGGAACAGCGGCGTGAGGTTCGCCTACGTGAAGGCGACCGAGGGCACGTCGTACGAGAACCCGTACTTCGCCCAGCAGTACAACGGCTCCTACAACGTCGGGATGATCCGCGGGGCCTACCACTTCGCCCTGCCGGACAACTCCAGCGGCGCCTCACAGGCCAACTTCTTCGCGTCCAACGGCGGCGGCTGGAGCAAGGACGGCAAGACGCTGCCCGGCGTGCTCGACATCGAGTACAACCCGTACGGCGCCACCTGCTACGGCAAGAGCCAGAGCGCGATGGTGAGCTGGATCCGGGACTTCACCAGCACCTACAAGGCACGCACCGGCCGCGACGCCGTCATCTACACCACGACGGACTGGTGGACGCAGTGCACGGGCAACAACGGCGGCTTCGGCAGCACCAACCCTCTGTGGATCGCCCGCTACGCCTCCGCGCCCGGCACGCTCCCGAACGGCTGGGGCTTCCACACGTTCTGGCAGTACACCTCGACCGGGCCGACCGTCGGCGACCACAACCTGTTCAACGGCGCGATGGACCGTCTGGTGGCCCTGGCCAACGGATGA